One segment of Solanum stenotomum isolate F172 chromosome 1, ASM1918654v1, whole genome shotgun sequence DNA contains the following:
- the LOC125845436 gene encoding axial regulator YABBY 1, which yields MSSSSAAFAPDHHLHHHHLSPPSGEQLCYVQCNFCDTVLAVSVPCSSFFKNVTVRCGHCTNLLSVNIILPTAANQLHLPHSFFSPHNLLDEIRNNPPSLLMNQQINPNESLMPVRGGVDEIPKPPVANRPPEKRQRVPSAYNRFIKDEIQRIKAGNPDISHREAFSAAAKNWAHFPHIHFGLMPDQPVKKPNACQQEGEDVLMKEGFLAPANIGVSPY from the exons atGTCGTCTTCATCTGCTGCTTTTGCTCCGGACCACCACCTCCACCACCAtcacctctctcctccttcAGGAGAACAACTCTGTTATGTCCAATGCAACTTTTGTGACACTGTTCTCGCg GTGAGTGTTCCTTGCTCAAGCTTCTTCAAAAATGTGACAGTAAGATGTGGTCATTGCACCAATCTTCTCTCTGTCAACATTATTCTTCCCACTGCTGCTAATCAGCTTCATCTCCCACATTCTTTCTTTTCACCTCACAATCTTCTG gATGAGATTCGGAATAATCCACCAAGTTTGTTGATGAATCAACAAATTAACCCAAATGAATCACTCATGCCAGTTAGGGGAGGAGTTGATGAAATTCCAAAGCCACCAGTCGCCAACAGAc CTCCGGAGAAGCGACAGAGAGTCCCATCTGCTTACAATCGATTCATCAA GGACGAGATCCAACGTATCAAAGCTGGAAATCCCGATATAAGTCACAGGGAGGCCTTCAGTGCTGCTGCAAAGAAt TGGGCCCAttttccacacattcatttCGGACTTATGCCTGATCAACCCGTGAAGAAACCAAATGCATGTCAACAG GAAGGGGAGGATGTTCTGATGAAGGAAGGGTTTCTTGCTCCAGCAAACATTGGTGTATCTCCTTACTAA